In a genomic window of Bos mutus isolate GX-2022 chromosome 6, NWIPB_WYAK_1.1, whole genome shotgun sequence:
- the HS3ST1 gene encoding heparan sulfate glucosamine 3-O-sulfotransferase 1 produces MAPLLLGAVMLVAQLQLVPSRPAVVPGDEPGLPELVRKAAALQEEISDGAAPNGSAQQLPQTIIIGVRKGGTRALLEMLSLHPDVAAAENEVHFFDWEEHYSQGLGWYLSQMPFSAPHQLTVEKTPAYFTSPKVPERVHGMNPAIRLLLILRDPSERVLSDYTQVFYNHVQKRKPYPSIEEFLVRDGRLNVDYKALNRSLYHLHMQNWLRFFPLRRIHIVDGDRLIRDPFPEIQKVERFLRLSPQINASNFYFNKTKGFYCLRDSGRDRCLHESKGRAHPQVDPRLLNKLHEYFHEPNKKFFELVGRTFDWH; encoded by the coding sequence ATGGCCCCGCTGCTCCTGGGCGCGGTGATGCTGGTGGCCCAGCTCCAGCTAGTGCCTTCCCGCCCCGCGGTGGTGCCAGGGGACGAGCCGGGCCTGCCGGAGCTGGTGCGGAAAGCGGCAGCCCTCCAGGAGGAGATCTCCGACGGCGCAGCCCCCAATGGCTCCGCCCAGCAGCTGCCGCAGACCATCATCATCGGAGTGCGCAAGGGCGGTACCCGCGCACTGTTGGAGATGCTCAGCCTGCATCCGGACGTGGCGGCCGCCGAGAACGAGGTGCACTTCTTCGACTGGGAGGAGCACTACAGCCAAGGCCTGGGCTGGTACCTCAGCCAGATGCCCTTCTCCGCCCCACACCAGCTCACGGTGGAAAAGACCCCTGCGTACTTCACGTCGCCCAAAGTGCCTGAGCGCGTCCACGGCATGAACCCGGCCATCCGGCTGCTGCTTATCCTGCGGGACCCGTCGGAGCGCGTGCTATCCGACTACACGCAAGTGTTCTACAACCACGTGCAGAAGCGCAAGCCCTACCCGTCCATCGAGGAGTTCCTGGTGCGCGACGGCCGCCTCAACGTGGACTACAAGGCTCTCAACCGCAGCCTGTACCACCTGCACATGCAGAACTGGCTGCGTTTCTTCCCGCTGCGCCGCATCCACATCGTGGACGGCGACCGCCTCATCAGGGACCCCTTCCCCGAGATCCAGAAGGTGGAGCGGTTCCTGAGGCTGTCGCCGCAGATCAACGCCTCCAACTTCTACTTTAACAAAACCAAGGGCTTCTACTGCCTGAGGGACAGCGGCCGGGACCGCTGCTTACACGAGTCCAAAGGCCGGGCGCACCCCCAAGTGGACCCCAGACTCCTCAATAAACTGCACGAATATTTTCATGAGCCAAATAAGAAATTCTTTGAGCTTGTCGGCAGAACATTTGActggcactga